Genomic DNA from bacterium:
TGTTAATATGGTTTTTTCGGCAACCTTAAAGATAGGTATGCAGGATGAACCTAAACAACTAAACCCATTTAAGGCATCTGATGTCTGGAGTTGGAATGTGCTTGGTTTCTTCTATGAAGGGCTATATACCCACAATCCCCAGACATTTGAGATTATCCCTTGGTTAGCCGAAGGAGAACCTGTTTATAACCATAAAAATAATACCTGTGTCGTGCATCTTAAAAAAGGTGTCAAATGGGAGGATGGTCAACCATTTACCGCTGAAGATGTAGCGTTTTCGGCTAATGTCCTGATGGAATTCAAAATCCCACGATATTATTCAGATTGGGATTTTATAACAAAAGTAGAGGCAGTGGATAACTACACGGTTAAATTCTGGTTAAAAGAGCCTTATGCCATTTTCTTTACCCGCACATTGATGTCACTCATCGTTCCAAAACATATCTGGCAACCAATTATTGAAGAGATTAAAAAGACAAAAGACCCATTAACCAGCCTGATGGAATATGAGGTAACGAAACCTATTGGGATGGGGACATTTAAGTTTGTAGACTGGAAGAAAGGTTCTTATGTTCAATTGGTAAAAAATCCACTTTATTTTGCCACAGGCAGAACAGTAAAAGGTAAAAAGGTAGGTCCTTATTTTGACGAGATACTTTTTAAGATTTATGGCACCACCGATGCGGCGATATTAGCCCTGAAAAAAGGTGATATTGATTTTATCTGGTGGCCTATCCAGCCTGGTTTTGTTTCAGATTTGCAAAAAGACAAAAAAATTACTTTGACTAATAACCCTGAAAATGGCTTAAAATACTTAGCCTTTAATCTTCGCCGTCCACCTTTTAATGATATTAATTTTCGTCAGGCAGTGGCTTATTTAATCGATAAAAAATTTATTCAATCACGCATCCTTCAAAATTATGGGCTGCCCAATGATACGATTATGCCGCCTGGAAATAAATTCTGGTATAATCCCAATACACTTAAATATGGTGCGAATCTGAACCAACCAATGCGAATTAAAAAGGCAATCGCTATTTTAAAGAAAGCAGGTTATTCCTGGAAAAAAGAACCAAAAGTGAACGCTAATGGACAAATTACAAAAGGAGAGGGATTAAAAATGCCTGATGGCACACCCGTCAAACCTTTTAAAATTCTTACCCCGCCAGCAGATTATGACCCACTCCGGGCAATGTGTGGCACGCTCATTCAAGAGTGGTTGAGACAGATAGCTATTCCCGCTATTGCAACACCTACTTCCTTTGGAGATATAATTAATAAAGTAATGACCGAATGGGATTTTGATGTGTTTATACTTGGCTATAGGTTATCTCTTGACCCGGATTTTATGCGGTCTTTCTTCCATTCAAAAGAAGTTGTTAAAGATGGAAATAATCCGATGGGTTATATTAATCCTGAATTCGATAGATTAGCGGATGCTTCTGCTAAAGAAATGGTGCGGGAAAAAAGAAGAGAGTATATCCTGGAACTACAGGATTTCATCATCCGCGAAGTTCC
This window encodes:
- a CDS encoding ABC transporter substrate-binding protein, with protein sequence VNMVFSATLKIGMQDEPKQLNPFKASDVWSWNVLGFFYEGLYTHNPQTFEIIPWLAEGEPVYNHKNNTCVVHLKKGVKWEDGQPFTAEDVAFSANVLMEFKIPRYYSDWDFITKVEAVDNYTVKFWLKEPYAIFFTRTLMSLIVPKHIWQPIIEEIKKTKDPLTSLMEYEVTKPIGMGTFKFVDWKKGSYVQLVKNPLYFATGRTVKGKKVGPYFDEILFKIYGTTDAAILALKKGDIDFIWWPIQPGFVSDLQKDKKITLTNNPENGLKYLAFNLRRPPFNDINFRQAVAYLIDKKFIQSRILQNYGLPNDTIMPPGNKFWYNPNTLKYGANLNQPMRIKKAIAILKKAGYSWKKEPKVNANGQITKGEGLKMPDGTPVKPFKILTPPADYDPLRAMCGTLIQEWLRQIAIPAIATPTSFGDIINKVMTEWDFDVFILGYRLSLDPDFMRSFFHSKEVVKDGNNPMGYINPEFDRLADASAKEMVREKRREYILELQDFIIREVPWVPLYTLMQIEAYRNDRFRGWVNQLDGIGNGWSFVFIKPM